Within Sulfurihydrogenibium subterraneum DSM 15120, the genomic segment ACATCTTCGGGCAAAACTCCAAACTTCAACTCAAGTATTTCAAATATAGAATCTTTTAGCCCTTGTTGTAGTCCTTGCTGTAATCCCTCTTTTATAAACTTTTCTTTCCCTGTCTTTAAAGCTTTTCCTATTCCTGGATAACTCTCTAACTCTTCCCACGTCCACTCTATCGTTATTGGCATCTCAAAATCCTCCTGCCTTATGTACCTCTTTATCTCTTCCTCTATATTATTCCTTATTTTACTTATTTCAAGAAACAGTGTAAATAACTCTTTCCTATCTTTCGGACTTGCTCTCTTTATCTCTTTTATTACATTCTCTACATAAAACCTTGGGTTTTCTATTTTACACAGTCCTGCAAGTAGTTTGTCTGTGATGTTTGGACTTGATACTAACTCTCTGCAAGGTACATCTTTCATATCTATCAATCTATATCTGTAAGTCCAGTCTGAAAACTGTATTTTGTCTGACATTTTTAAGGGTTCTTTTCCTATGTATATACATACTTGGACTAGGTCTTTTGGTTTGTATTTGTCAGTGATGAGATAAAAGTATTCAAACATTCTGTAAGGCATAGATGGGTCGTTGGTACTTTGGATTTCTATGTGTAATAAAGTATTATCTTCCAACTTAACAACTAAGTCAGCTTCTCTATTTTTAACGATTTTAAGGTCTGTGTCTTGAAGGAGTTGCCAGTTTATTTTTTTACCAAGGATTATTTCTATTAGTTTTGTAGCTGGTTTTTAAACAGATGTTTAAGTAATAGGTCGGTTTTTATTTTTTCCAATAGTTTATACTCCTACTTCTGTTAAACCACATGCCAGCTTTTTGGAATAAATATTTTTTCAAAAGTCTTTATTGCATACCTATCTGTCATTCCTGCTATATAATCAACAGCTGCTTGTTTTGGCTCGTAGCTACCCCATAAATTTAAGTACTTTTCATAGAATGGAATTTCGTAGTAATGTTTTTCGTAGTATTCAAAGAGAGCTTTTAGTATTCCTTTTGCTTTGTCAAGCTCTTTTTTTACAGGGTCTGCAAAGTAAACTTTTTCGTATAAAAAGTCTCTCAGTTTATACATAGCATCGTAAATCTTTTCATCCATAACTATGTATTTGTAATCGTTTTCTATGGTAGAGTTTATAATGCTTATAACAAGGGTTGATATTCTTTTAGATTTTGTATCGCCTAAGATTTTTACTACATCTTCAGGAATATCAGACTCTTTTACCAATCCAGCTCTTATGGCATCTTCTAAATCGTGATTTATGTAAGCTATCTTATCTGCTATTCTTACTATCTGCCCTTCCAAGGTTTTTGGCATGTTTCCTTCTGTTATTAAAGGTGATTTTCCTTTACTGTGTTTTAGTATTCCATCTCTCGTTTCTTTTGTAAGGTTTAAACCTCTTCCTTCATTTTCTAACTTTTCCACAACCCTTAAACTGTGTTTTGCGTGGTGATAGCTTCCACTTTCTTTTAGTATAAACTCTCCTGCGTGTCCAAAAGGTGTGTGCCCTAAATCGTGTCCGTAGCATATAGCTTCTACTAAATCTTCGTTGAGTCTTAGAGCTCTTGCTATAGTTCTTGATATTTGAGATACTTCTAATGTATGGGTTAGTCTTGTTCTGTAATGGTCTCCTTCTGGAGATAGAAAGACCTGGGTTTTATGTTTTAGTCTTCTGAAAGATTTAGAGTGGAGGATTCTGTCTCTATCCCGTTGGAATTTTGTTCTTACACTACATTCTGGTTCTTCTACATCTCTGCTTGCGTAAAGACTTT encodes:
- a CDS encoding deoxyguanosinetriphosphate triphosphohydrolase — translated: MNIRQSLEEFEIRYLHPSAAKSLYASRDVEEPECSVRTKFQRDRDRILHSKSFRRLKHKTQVFLSPEGDHYRTRLTHTLEVSQISRTIARALRLNEDLVEAICYGHDLGHTPFGHAGEFILKESGSYHHAKHSLRVVEKLENEGRGLNLTKETRDGILKHSKGKSPLITEGNMPKTLEGQIVRIADKIAYINHDLEDAIRAGLVKESDIPEDVVKILGDTKSKRISTLVISIINSTIENDYKYIVMDEKIYDAMYKLRDFLYEKVYFADPVKKELDKAKGILKALFEYYEKHYYEIPFYEKYLNLWGSYEPKQAAVDYIAGMTDRYAIKTFEKIFIPKSWHVV